In one window of Undibacter mobilis DNA:
- a CDS encoding phosphate ABC transporter substrate-binding protein, protein MPYPASGPVTLDTNLADYPVTRALKAGAVTSDRVRFNFTGPKVANQGFKPMVREGKFDAGELAIVTFLQAKIYGKPLTLLPAVVMARGQHHTIHYNVARGALTPKDIEGKRFGTRSYSVTTGVWVRGILKDEYGVDLGKVTWCTTDDGHLAEYKDPSNCVRLPAGSNVEKMLVDGELDGAILGGDLPDEPRVAPLFPDPHRAAEEWSKKNGMVPINHLFVVRSELAQTRPDVVREIFRVLKESKAQYSDSTKGGIDPVPFGVEANRKALETIIRYSYEQQVIPRLMSVDELFDDVTRELV, encoded by the coding sequence CGATACCAACCTCGCCGATTATCCGGTGACGCGCGCGCTGAAAGCCGGTGCGGTGACGTCCGATCGGGTGCGCTTCAATTTCACCGGGCCGAAGGTCGCCAACCAGGGCTTCAAGCCGATGGTGCGCGAGGGCAAGTTCGACGCCGGCGAACTGGCCATCGTCACCTTCCTGCAGGCCAAAATTTACGGCAAGCCGCTGACGCTGCTGCCCGCCGTGGTCATGGCGCGCGGCCAGCACCACACCATTCATTATAATGTGGCGCGCGGGGCGCTGACGCCCAAGGACATCGAGGGCAAGCGCTTCGGCACCCGCTCCTACTCCGTAACCACGGGCGTCTGGGTGCGCGGCATCCTCAAGGACGAATACGGCGTCGACTTGGGCAAGGTGACGTGGTGCACTACCGACGACGGCCATCTCGCCGAATATAAAGACCCGTCAAACTGCGTGCGCCTGCCGGCCGGCTCCAACGTCGAGAAGATGCTGGTCGACGGCGAACTCGACGGCGCCATTCTCGGCGGCGACCTGCCCGACGAGCCGCGCGTCGCGCCGCTCTTTCCCGATCCGCACAGAGCTGCGGAAGAGTGGTCGAAGAAGAACGGCATGGTGCCGATCAACCATCTGTTCGTGGTGCGCAGTGAACTCGCACAAACGCGGCCCGATGTGGTGCGCGAGATTTTCCGCGTGCTGAAAGAGAGCAAGGCGCAATACTCCGACAGCACGAAAGGCGGCATCGATCCGGTGCCGTTCGGCGTCGAGGCCAACCGCAAGGCGCTCGAAACCATCATCCGCTATTCATACGAACAGCAGGTCATCCCGCGCCTGATGTCGGTCGACGAACTGTTCGACGACGTGACGCGGGAGCTGGTCTAA